CTGAGCAGCTTCAGGGCAGCGGCACAGGAACCACGGGTGCAGGTGTGACTGGCCGCGGCTGGCCGCCTGGCAAGGGCACCGCGATTACTGGCGCAGCTTGCGTCTTCACGGGCTGAATTCGGACCCCGAAGGATTCGGTGAGGGTCCGGCCCTGGCTATCGGTCACATAGACGAAGACCCGGTGCTGGCCTTCGCGGGCGTTGCGGGCCGCTTCGATGTACAGGACGGTCATATCCCGCGCCGACAGCGAGGTCAAGAAAGGCGAAATCCGCAGATCTTGGGTCGGACTGTCGACACTCAGCCGGTAACGGCCACCCGGGTCTTCGTTGTAGAGCGCGTGGTTGAAGTTCACCTGTACCGTGGCCACTTTTCCAGGCTGTAGCTGAACCTGAGAGGTGGACACGTTCAGGCTGGCATTGGGAATGGCGGGCGCAGGTTGCAGCATGGTGCAGGCTCCCAGTCCAGCAGGCAGCAACGCCAGGAGTAGTGCTCGGGTCAGATTCATGGCTCCAATCCTACCGCAGAAAGAGACTTTCATTATATTTTATTCCCAACGACAGCCAAGTGAACTTCTTCGGTTTCTTTTGATCAGAAGTGCGCGTATAGTAGGCCATCTTTTTACATATAGATGGGGCGGAAGGTTACGACTGTACGTTTGGTATAGACGCCTGCTGCTGTCCCATCCGAAGAAAGCGAGGAGGGCGAACAATGGGATTCCTGGACCGCATACACTCGGTGGCCCCGCCAGGCTGGAACCGCTGGCTGGTGCCACCTGCTGCACTGGCCGTTCACCTCAGCATCGGGCAGATTTATGGATACTCGGTGTTCAACAAGCCGCTGACCCGTCAGATCAGCGGGGATCTGGACGCCGCACAGGGCGCAGCCGGAGACTGGAGCCTGCTGCAGGTCGGCCTGATCTTCAGCGTGGCGCTCTTTTTCCTAGGTGCGTCTTCGGCACTTTTCGGCAAATGGGTCGAGCGCGAAGGCCCGCGCAAGACCATGTTCGCCTCGGCGCTGCTGTTTTGCACTGGATTTGTGGTGGCGGCCATCGGTGTGCGGATGCACAGCCTGCCGCTGATCATTCTGGGCAATGGCGTGCTAGGCGGCATCGGTCTGGGGCTAGGCTATATCAGCCCGGTCAGTACCCTGATGAAATGGTTCCCGGACCGCCCTGGCCTGGCGACAGGTATGGCGATCATGGGCTTCGGCGGCGGCGCTCTGCTGGGCAGCCCACTGGGCACCGCCCTGATGAACCGCTTTGCTGGCGACGGCACCCTGGGCGTCAGCAGCGCTTTTCTGTGGATGGCGGGCATCTACTTCCTGATGATGATGTTCGGGGCCTTTCTGGTACGGGTGCCACGTGAAGACTGGAAGCCTGCAGGCTGGGCCCCCACTGAGAACGCTGCTAACGCCATGATCTCCCGGCACCATGTGCTGGTAGACGAGGCCATGAAGACGCCACAGTTCTGGCTCCTGTTCGCCGTGCTGTTCCTGAACGTGACCGCAGGCATCGGCGTGCTGGGGCAGGCCAGCGTGATGATTCAGGAGATGTTCAGCGACAGCGTTCTTGGCGATGGTCGGGGCGTTACCGCTGCCGCTGCCGCTGGCTTCGTGGGCCTGCTCAGCATCTTCAATATGGCGGGCCGATTCATCTGGTCGTCCACTTCGGACCGTATCGGGCGCAAGCCGACTTACATGATCTTCTTTGCACTGGGAACCTTACTGTACTTTCTGGTGCCGCAGTTCGGCCAGATGGGAAGCCTGGTGCTGTTCATCCTCGCCATGTGCGTCATCATGAGCATGTATGGCGGTGGCTTTGCGACCATCCCCGCCTATCTGCGCGACATGTTCGGCACCCGCAACGTGGGCGCCATTCACGGACGGCTGCTGCTGGCCTGGAGCGCTGCCGCCATTGCCGGACCAACCCTGCTCAACGGTTTCCGTGACCGTCAGATTGCGGCAGGCGTGGCCCCCGCCGACGCCTACAGCACAGTGATGTACATCATGGCTGGGCTGCTGGTCCTGGGCTTTATCGCCAATTGGCTGGTAAGGCCCGTGGCCGAGCGGCACTGGGTCCCGGCTGAAGAACCCGTCACCGCCGAGCTGGGCAAGCCCTAAAGGAGCGCTGTCATGACCAATGAAACCGTCCGTTCCGTCTCTCCCGTGCTGATCGCCTTGGCCTGGCTGGTCGTCTTGATTCCGCTGGCCTGGGGCGTCTGGCAAACCCTCATCAAAGTGGCGCAGCTGTTCTGAGCGTCAACCCGCGCAGGCAAGAAACCGGATACTCAACTGTCCGGCTTCTTTTTTTGTTCTCACCATCACCAGTCGAAATACAGCCGGATGCCCTGATACCCCGACCTACGGAAACACTGCACACCGTAATGCTCGCCGCCACCCCCATGAAGCACCCGCGACGCCTGGGCACCACGCAGCTCCGCGAAGCACCCTGCGAACTGCTGCGGCGTCAGTGTCAGGCCAAATGCCTGACGGGTCAGGCGTGACCAGTAGGTGTTCAGGCGGCCCTGCGCTGGGGTCACCGCTTCCATTCCCATCACCCGCCCCGAGGGCGACAGGCTGAGTTTCAGCCGGACATCCAGCCCCAGCAGCTGTACGGTGACACCTGATTCTGTACGGCTCAGCTCGTGGCAGCCCCACTCACGGCAGGGCGCGAAGCTGGCGGCCTGATACACTTCGCCCAGCAGGTCATGGCGCTGATAAATGCTGGACTGGGCCTGAACTGCAGGCAGGGCGCACAGCCCCAACGCACCCAAGACCACTAGACCTACGCGCCTCATCCAACCATCTCGGCCCAGACCGCTTTGGCCTGAGTGTCCTCCCCGACCGCCAGCCGCTTGCCGCCGCGCACCAGGGGCAGGCGCAGCAGACCAGGATCATCCAGCATTTTCTGGAGCAGGCTGTCATCGCTGACCCGCAGATATTCCAGGCCCGCGTCTTTGTAGGCTTTGCCCTCCATGTCCAGCAGGGCATTCAAGCCAAATTTCTGCACGAAGCGGGTCAGTTCGCCTTTGCTCATGGGGCGCTGAGCGAGGTCCACGTAATGCACCCCCACGCGCCGCTCCTTGAAAAACCGCTCGGCAGCGCGTGCGCCTTTGCTCTTTTTGGTGCCGAAAATCTGGACGGTGACCTCTGCCATGCTCCAAGTGTAGCGGCAGGCCAGTGAACTCAGCCTCACACAAACTTACAGTGGCGACAGCGCAGCGCGACCTGCCAGGGACAGTCCAGGTCAGTTCACATAAAAGCCCAGATCACCGTCACCGCTGACCGGCAAGCCCAGGTGATCGTAGGCGTGAGCGGTGGCCACCCGGCCACGTGGCGTGCGCTTGATAAAGCCCAGCTGAATCAGGTACGGCTCGTACACGTCTTCCAGCGTCAGCGCGTCTTCACTGATCGCCGTGGCCAGCGTATCCACACCGACCGGACCACCCGCAAAGCGGTGAATCAGGGTTTCCAGGTACTTCTTGTCGCGGTCGTCCAGTCCGGCGCTGTCCAGACCCAGCTTGTCCAGGGCGTCGTGGGCACGCTCCAGGGTAATCACCGGTTCGCCGGCCACTTCGGCAAAGTCGCGGACCCGCCGCAGCAGCCGCTTGGCGATACGCATGGTGCCCCGGCTGCGACCTCCAATCTCCAGCGCGGCTTCCCCTTGCAGCGCGAAACCCAGCAGGCCAGCGTCGCGCAGCAGGTTCTGACCGATTTCCTCGGCAGTGTAATATTCCAGGTGCTCAATGATCCCAAAGCGCGAGCGCATCGGTGCGGTGATCAGACCAGGGCGGGTGGTCGCGCCCACCAGGGTAAAGCGCGGCAGCGGCAGCTCGATGGTGCGGGCGGCTGGGCCCTGTCCCAGCACGATGTCCAGCTTGAAATCTTCCATCGCGGGGTAGAGGTGCTCCTCCGCCACACGGCCCAGGCGGTGAATCTCGTCAATAAACAGCACGTCGCCCTCTTCCAGCGAGTTGGTCAAGATGGCAGCCAAGTCACCCGGCTTTTCGATGGCGGGGCCAGAGGTCTTCTGAAGGTTCACCCCCAACTCGTAAGCGATAATGTGCGCCAACGTCGTCTTGCCTAACCCCGGCGGGCCGAACAGCAGGGTGTGGTCCAGGGCCTCGCTGCGCCCCCGCGCCGCTTGCAGGTACACGCCCAGCTTGTCTTTCAATTTGGTCTGCCCGACATACTCATTCAGACTGCGTGGCCGCAAGGCATGATCGGAGAATTCTGCTGAGGTCATAATGGATATTGTACGTTACTTGATGGCCCGAATAAAGGGGTGTCCAGCCTACTGTGGACCATACTGCGCCACCAGTGCGGGCAGATCCTGAGCCAGCTGGCCGCTCGCCACCGCCTGATTGCCGTACACCCGCACAAAATTACCCTGGATATCCACCACGCTGACCTGATCGCTGTGAATCATGGCCGCCTCGGCAGCGCTTTCCTGTGGGGGGGCAGCACCCGTGTCCACGCTTGCGCCGCTCTGTGCTGTCTCGGTGTTGGCGCTCATGTGCGCCGAGTGATCGGTGGCTTCGGCGGTAGGCAGGCGGGTAATGCCCACGAACATGCTACGGGCGGCTTCATCTATGGACGCTGTCTCTCCAGTCAGACCCACAAAGCGGTCATCGAACCTGTTGAGGTACTCGCGCAGCACCGCCGGTCGGTCATGCACCGGGTCCACACTGACCAGTTGCACCAGCACTTTGTCCTGTAGGTCGGCAGGTAAGGCGCTGTACTGGCTGGACAGCACCCCCAGCGTGGTTGGGCAGACATCCGGGCAGCGCACGAATCCGTAAAAGATCAGCCGCAATTTGCCCTGTGAATCATTCAGTGCCGCCGGTTGATCCTGGTCACTGAGCAGTGTCAGCGCAGGCAGAGGCTTGGGGTCGGCCAGGGCCGTACCGTACTGCGGCTGCGGGTCTGTCTGGCGCAAAAAGAGCAGGCCCGCCAACACGGCAGCAATCAGCAGGAGAACAGGAGTCAACCATTTCACCCGCCCAGGGTAACGGGCCAAGTGGTGAACAGTGTCCCGGATGGACCAATATAAAAAATGCCCCCCAAGCTGGGAGGCATTCGTCAGAGCGAGAAGCGAGGTTTACCAGGCGTAGAACAGCGCCACGATCAGGAGCCAGACCACGTCCACCAAGTGCCAGTACATGCTGGCAGGGGCCAGAGAGCCGTGGTTGTACTTGTCAATCTTGCTGGTCATGGACTGGTAGAACGGCAGGGCCACACCCGTGGCGCCGATCAAGATGTGCAGACCGTGCAGACCCACGATGATAAAGAAGCAAGCTTGCCAGAGGTTCTGCTGCCAGTCGCTTTCCAGGCCGAACAGCGTGAACTCATAGACCTGGAAGATCATGAACACGGCACCCAGCAGCAGTGTGATGAACATCAGGATACGTGCCCACTTGTGGCGGCCCTGGTGCTGCATCTGCTCGGCAGTATGAATGGTCATGGAGCTGCTGACCAGCACGATGGTGTTCAGGATTGCCAGCCACATGGCCGGGCGGCTGATCGGATCAGGCTCGGCCAGCCCAGTGGCGCGGTAGTAGATGAAGCCCGCGAGCAACACGCCGAACAGCGTCACTTCCGAGATGATGAACCAGGCCATACCCAGGAAGCCGTTGTCGTACTTGGTCACGCCGTGGTGAGCCACCGGCACGTCGTATTCACGGGTGCCGGCCCACTTGAACAGCGCATAGAAGAACAGCGGCAAGCTCAGGTACAGCAGGACCGACGCAAACTTGAACAGTCCGGTCATATCGGACCAGCTTTGCAGGCCAGTGTCGGGCAGATAAGGCGTAAACCAGCCGAAGGTCAGACCGAAGCCCATAGGCAGCAGCGCAAAGGCCGTCAGGAAAGGCCAGGGGCTATCCACCGGCAGGTGAATGGTCTTGGGGTCCAGCGGGGTGAGGGTGTCACCGTTCTTCTCCCAGTCGTACAGCGGACGCTCGGAAGGGAAGGTCTTGGGGAAATCCACCGCAAAGTTGTAAGCCGGAGGCGGGCTGGAGGTGGCCCACTCCAGGGTGTAGCCACCCCAGGGGTTGGGTCCAGCGGTGATGGGCTTACGCATGCTCTGCAGCATGGCCCAGACCATCACGGCGCCGCCGACCAGCAGAATCAAGGCACCGATGGTGCTGATGAAGTTCAGCTCGGTCCAGGCGTAGTTGCCCTCAGGGTAGGTGTAGTAACGGCGGGGCATGCCCAGCAGACCCAGGATGTACTGAGGCAGGAAGGTCATCCAGGAGCCGATCATAAAGAGCCAGAAGTGCAAGCGGCCCAGTTTCTCGTCCAGGAAGCGGCCCGTCATCTTGGGCCACCAGTAGTAGATACCGGCCATCGCCAGGAAGGCGGTGCCGAACATCATCACGTTGTGGAAGTGGGCCACCACGTAGTAAGAGGCCGTCACCTGATAGTCGAAGGGAATCATGCCCAGCGACACGCCGGTAATTCCACCGATCAGGAAGTTGAAGATAAAGCCCACCAGCCACAGGGTCGGCGTCTTCATCATGATGCGGCCACCCCACATGGTGAAGATCAGGTTGAAGATCTTGACGCCCGTGGGCACAGCCACGATCAGGGTGGCGATCATGAAGGCAATTTGCCAGGCTTCAGGGACGCCCACGGCGAACATGTGGTGCACCCACACCAGCAGCGACACAAACACGATGGCCATCATGGAGTACACCATGACGCGGTAGCCGAACAGCGGCTTGCGGCTCATGGTGCTCGCCACCTCGGCAGCAATGCCCAGGTAAGGCAGCAGCATGACGTACACCGCCGGGTGCGAGTAGAACCAGAAGAACTGCTGGAACAGTACGGGCGCCGCACCAATGTCGGCCTTGTACATACTCAGGCCCAGCTTGATTTCCAAGAAGGTGGTCAGCGCAGCGGCAGTCAGGCCACTCAGGCTGATCAGCTGCAAGATGGCCGTGGCGAACAGCGACCAGGTGAAGATGGGCATCTGCCACAGGCTCATGCCCTCGGCACGCAGGTTCATGATGGTGGCAGCAAAGTTGGCGCTCCCGAACAACGAACCCAGGCCGTTCAGCAAAATCGCCATCATGAAAATGGCCACGCCGGTCTGGTTGCCGTCCAGCGTCAGTGGGTAGTAGAACGTCCAGCCGACAGTGGGGTAGCCGCCGCCCACAATGGCCAGCAAAGCCAGAATCAGCGAAAAGGCGAAGGACCACACCGCGAAGGTGTTGAGCCGGGGCAGCGCCACATCGCGCACACCCAGTTGCAGGGGGAGGAAATAGTTCCCGAAGCCGAAAAGGCCGATAGGAATCAAGAAGAAGAACAGCATGACCGCCGCGTGCATGGTCAGCACCTGGTTGTACATGTTGCCGACCAGGAAGTCCTGATTGGGCAGTGCCAGTTGCAGACGAATCATCACGGCCAGGATGCCGCCCACCGCCAGACCCACCAGCGACAGGATGATGTACATCAGCCCGATCTTCTTGTGGTCTACGGTGTTCATCATGTCCCACAGCACCGCACCAATGCCTTTACGCTCGGCGGTGTGGGAAGAGTGTTGGACCGTCATTGTGGACCTCCGGGCAAGATGGACTCACTGTTGAAGCGTTCTACCTTCTGCCAGTAATTGGCCTCTTCGGGCAGCTGCAGCGACTTGAGATACGCCGCGACATCCGAGATTTCCTCAGCGGTCAACACGCCGCCTTTTTGCTCTTGACCATTGACCTGATAGGTGCTGCCGTCATAGGGCGGCATCAGGCTACCGGGTTTGACGCCAGGACTGTTGGTCAGCCAGTTGATCAGGTGCTGATTGGCCTGAGGATCATCCCAGCCCTGCTCTAGTGGCGCTTCCCACATGCCAGCCCCCAGGGTGCGGCGGGTTCCGAAAAAGCTCAGGTCGGGGCCGACCGGGCTGTTGGCGGGGGTGCCCTGCACGCGGTGGCAGGCCGCACAGGCCACCGCGCCCGTTTCGGCCTTACCGTTCATGAACAGGTTGTAGCCGCGCTCCTCGGCACTGCCGGGAGCAGGCTCAGGGGCCACATAGTTTTGCGCCGCAGAAATAAAGGTGGCGTAGTCGGTGGGGTCCAGCGCAATGACCTTGTAACGCATGTTGGCGTGAGAAGCGCCACACAAGTAGTTACAGTTGCCTTGATAAACGGCTGGGCGGTCAGTGTGAACGGTCCAGACCTTTTCCGAACCTGGAATGGCCTGACGCTGCGCCCCAATGTTAGGAGTCCAGAACTCGTGAATCACGTCACCCGCTTGCAGGGTCAGTTTGGTGTCAATCGGGTCGCCCGATTCACTCCGGCCCGCAGGCATGATCATCTCGTTGCCGTTGGCCACCAGACCGCCCGCTGCCGACTCGGTATCGGTGTAGGTAAAGTTCCACCAGAACTGCTTGGCCAGCGCGGTGATTTCGGACCCGACATTTTCCTCGACCACCGGGGTGGTCTGCGCCATCGTACGCACACTGAGCACGCTCAGCAGCAGCACAATAACGACTGGGAAGCCGACCAGCACGACTTCAAGCTTGTCGTTGCCGTGGAACTGCTGGGCCTCGTCAGGGTTCTTGTCTTCACGGAACCGAAAGACCGTATAAAACAGCAGGGCCGATACGCCCAGAAAAATAATGATGGATAGGGCAATGGCCACGATGCTCAGCTCCCACATCGCTACGTTGTAGCGGGACGCCAGGTCACCGATGGTCAAGGTCTGTTGTGCCGGCTGGCAGCCAGTCAGCAACCCCAGTCCCAGCAAACCAGTCAGGGCCAGGCCACGCCTGCCTCTGGCCCGCAGGCCCTTTGCCCTGCCGGTACAGGTACGCTTGGTGTTCAACATCTCTCCTTTCCTCGCTCTCAATAGTCTAAGCAAGAATGCCACGCCTATGTTGACATGTTTTCCCCTGGACGCGGACATACAGAGGGACACTCGGGGCGGCGAATCTGGCTGCGGACCCTATGGGCAGAGGTTCAGTGTGGCCGTGCAGGCTTGCCGAACGTTTGGTCAGGACGCGGCTGCAAGGAAATCCTACAGCCGGCCAGGAAAGACGCCGTCCCTCATCTCTGACAAGTCGCACGTCTTCCTATCAGATCACCCTGACACGGTGTCAATTGTCCTCATTGGCACAGGGAACATGTGGTCTGAACGTGGCCCCACAACGGCCACGGGGACAGCGCGTCAGGTCAACAGCACTCGGTCAGCGGCGCCCGCCACGAACAGCAGGGCCAGGTACAACATGGAATAGAGGTACAGCGGCAGCATTTCCTTCTTGTTGGGGTGCCCGCCGCCCATGACATAGCGGTACAGCTTCCAAGACAACCACAGCAACCAGCCACCCAACAGCAGGGCCGAGATGAAGTACAGCCAGCTGACAGCGCCGAAATAGACCGGCATGACTGACAGAACCACCGTATAGATGGCGTACAGCCCAATCTGCGCGGCCGTCATCCGGTCGCCGTGAACCACCGGCAACATCGGAATGCCGACTTCTTTGTATTCGTCTTGGATCATCATGGCCAGCGCCCAGAAATGAACCGGAGTCCAGAAGAAGACGATAGCGAACAGGAATCCGGCAAAGAGGTTCAGATCACCTGTGACAGCGGCCCAACCCACCAGGGGCGGAAAGCAGCCCGCCGCCCCCCCGATCACGATGTTGTGCCAGGTGGTGCGCTTGAGCCACATGGTGTAGATCACGACGTAAGTCAAAAACCCCGCCAAGCTCATCCAGGCGGCCAGTGGGGTGGCCCAGACCCACAGCGCTATGAAGGACAGCACCTGCAAAGCGGCCCCAAAGATAAAAGCGTTGCGGCTGGAGATCAGGCCCGATGAGGTGGGCCGCTGAGCGGTGCGGGCCATCTTGAGGTCAATGTCGCGGTCAATGATCATATTGAATACGCCCGCCGACCCCGCCGAGGCGTATCCGGCCAAGGACACGACAATCAGCAGCCACAGGCCGGACCAAAAAGTCTCACCCGGCCACCCCTGGGCCGCCATGAACATGGCAGTAAGGGTGGTCCACAGCAGCAGGCTGATCACCTTGGGCTTGGTCAGTGCGAGGTAGTCACGCCAGGTGGCGCTGATCCGCTCCGGCCTGGTTTCGGCCATGCCCGCCGTCATCCGGTGACTCCGGTTCCCGTGCCCACCGGGGAAGCTGACGTCTGGGGCGCAGCGTCTGAATCTGGGCTATAGAGGGCAAAGTAGCCCAACAGGAGCGTCATAAGCCACAGCATACAGGCCAGCAGCAGGTGCAGCAGCTGCATGGCGTCGGGCGCACGCAGATAGACGTTCACAAAGCCAGCAGTCACCTGCAGCGCCACCCCGACCGTCAGCAGCGTGGCCCAGAGGCCCACCTGTGCGCCGGACACCAAAGCACGCACCCGCCCCGCCATCCAGACCAGATAGGCACTGGTCCCGATAGCGATCAGGGGATGGAGTACCCGGAGTCGCTCGAAGAAGTGGGCGTCCAACCCAAAGTCATTGCGGACC
The sequence above is a segment of the Deinococcus radiophilus genome. Coding sequences within it:
- the ruvB gene encoding Holliday junction branch migration DNA helicase RuvB, whose translation is MTSAEFSDHALRPRSLNEYVGQTKLKDKLGVYLQAARGRSEALDHTLLFGPPGLGKTTLAHIIAYELGVNLQKTSGPAIEKPGDLAAILTNSLEEGDVLFIDEIHRLGRVAEEHLYPAMEDFKLDIVLGQGPAARTIELPLPRFTLVGATTRPGLITAPMRSRFGIIEHLEYYTAEEIGQNLLRDAGLLGFALQGEAALEIGGRSRGTMRIAKRLLRRVRDFAEVAGEPVITLERAHDALDKLGLDSAGLDDRDKKYLETLIHRFAGGPVGVDTLATAISEDALTLEDVYEPYLIQLGFIKRTPRGRVATAHAYDHLGLPVSGDGDLGFYVN
- a CDS encoding SCO family protein, producing the protein MKWLTPVLLLIAAVLAGLLFLRQTDPQPQYGTALADPKPLPALTLLSDQDQPAALNDSQGKLRLIFYGFVRCPDVCPTTLGVLSSQYSALPADLQDKVLVQLVSVDPVHDRPAVLREYLNRFDDRFVGLTGETASIDEAARSMFVGITRLPTAEATDHSAHMSANTETAQSGASVDTGAAPPQESAAEAAMIHSDQVSVVDIQGNFVRVYGNQAVASGQLAQDLPALVAQYGPQ
- a CDS encoding cbb3-type cytochrome c oxidase subunit I; its protein translation is MTVQHSSHTAERKGIGAVLWDMMNTVDHKKIGLMYIILSLVGLAVGGILAVMIRLQLALPNQDFLVGNMYNQVLTMHAAVMLFFFLIPIGLFGFGNYFLPLQLGVRDVALPRLNTFAVWSFAFSLILALLAIVGGGYPTVGWTFYYPLTLDGNQTGVAIFMMAILLNGLGSLFGSANFAATIMNLRAEGMSLWQMPIFTWSLFATAILQLISLSGLTAAALTTFLEIKLGLSMYKADIGAAPVLFQQFFWFYSHPAVYVMLLPYLGIAAEVASTMSRKPLFGYRVMVYSMMAIVFVSLLVWVHHMFAVGVPEAWQIAFMIATLIVAVPTGVKIFNLIFTMWGGRIMMKTPTLWLVGFIFNFLIGGITGVSLGMIPFDYQVTASYYVVAHFHNVMMFGTAFLAMAGIYYWWPKMTGRFLDEKLGRLHFWLFMIGSWMTFLPQYILGLLGMPRRYYTYPEGNYAWTELNFISTIGALILLVGGAVMVWAMLQSMRKPITAGPNPWGGYTLEWATSSPPPAYNFAVDFPKTFPSERPLYDWEKNGDTLTPLDPKTIHLPVDSPWPFLTAFALLPMGFGLTFGWFTPYLPDTGLQSWSDMTGLFKFASVLLYLSLPLFFYALFKWAGTREYDVPVAHHGVTKYDNGFLGMAWFIISEVTLFGVLLAGFIYYRATGLAEPDPISRPAMWLAILNTIVLVSSSMTIHTAEQMQHQGRHKWARILMFITLLLGAVFMIFQVYEFTLFGLESDWQQNLWQACFFIIVGLHGLHILIGATGVALPFYQSMTSKIDKYNHGSLAPASMYWHLVDVVWLLIVALFYAW
- a CDS encoding ArsC/Spx/MgsR family protein; translation: MAEVTVQIFGTKKSKGARAAERFFKERRVGVHYVDLAQRPMSKGELTRFVQKFGLNALLDMEGKAYKDAGLEYLRVSDDSLLQKMLDDPGLLRLPLVRGGKRLAVGEDTQAKAVWAEMVG
- a CDS encoding L-lactate MFS transporter, whose translation is MGFLDRIHSVAPPGWNRWLVPPAALAVHLSIGQIYGYSVFNKPLTRQISGDLDAAQGAAGDWSLLQVGLIFSVALFFLGASSALFGKWVEREGPRKTMFASALLFCTGFVVAAIGVRMHSLPLIILGNGVLGGIGLGLGYISPVSTLMKWFPDRPGLATGMAIMGFGGGALLGSPLGTALMNRFAGDGTLGVSSAFLWMAGIYFLMMMFGAFLVRVPREDWKPAGWAPTENAANAMISRHHVLVDEAMKTPQFWLLFAVLFLNVTAGIGVLGQASVMIQEMFSDSVLGDGRGVTAAAAAGFVGLLSIFNMAGRFIWSSTSDRIGRKPTYMIFFALGTLLYFLVPQFGQMGSLVLFILAMCVIMSMYGGGFATIPAYLRDMFGTRNVGAIHGRLLLAWSAAAIAGPTLLNGFRDRQIAAGVAPADAYSTVMYIMAGLLVLGFIANWLVRPVAERHWVPAEEPVTAELGKP
- a CDS encoding MFS transporter small subunit, which codes for MTNETVRSVSPVLIALAWLVVLIPLAWGVWQTLIKVAQLF
- a CDS encoding heme o synthase; this translates as MTAGMAETRPERISATWRDYLALTKPKVISLLLWTTLTAMFMAAQGWPGETFWSGLWLLIVVSLAGYASAGSAGVFNMIIDRDIDLKMARTAQRPTSSGLISSRNAFIFGAALQVLSFIALWVWATPLAAWMSLAGFLTYVVIYTMWLKRTTWHNIVIGGAAGCFPPLVGWAAVTGDLNLFAGFLFAIVFFWTPVHFWALAMMIQDEYKEVGIPMLPVVHGDRMTAAQIGLYAIYTVVLSVMPVYFGAVSWLYFISALLLGGWLLWLSWKLYRYVMGGGHPNKKEMLPLYLYSMLYLALLFVAGAADRVLLT
- a CDS encoding cytochrome c oxidase subunit II, which produces MLNTKRTCTGRAKGLRARGRRGLALTGLLGLGLLTGCQPAQQTLTIGDLASRYNVAMWELSIVAIALSIIIFLGVSALLFYTVFRFREDKNPDEAQQFHGNDKLEVVLVGFPVVIVLLLSVLSVRTMAQTTPVVEENVGSEITALAKQFWWNFTYTDTESAAGGLVANGNEMIMPAGRSESGDPIDTKLTLQAGDVIHEFWTPNIGAQRQAIPGSEKVWTVHTDRPAVYQGNCNYLCGASHANMRYKVIALDPTDYATFISAAQNYVAPEPAPGSAEERGYNLFMNGKAETGAVACAACHRVQGTPANSPVGPDLSFFGTRRTLGAGMWEAPLEQGWDDPQANQHLINWLTNSPGVKPGSLMPPYDGSTYQVNGQEQKGGVLTAEEISDVAAYLKSLQLPEEANYWQKVERFNSESILPGGPQ